The following proteins come from a genomic window of Pseudomonas hygromyciniae:
- a CDS encoding TIGR03364 family FAD-dependent oxidoreductase, which translates to MTHHSDLLIVGAGILGLSHAYAAAKRGLKVKVFERTATPLGASVRNFGQALVTGQPPGQMLDLARQSREIWGQWAQLANLQLKRNGSYLFARSEAEEHLLEAFCAGRAKEHGYRVNLLQGAAMNDLYGGQFRHHRAALHGLDDQQLYSREALPALIDYLRRELRVEFHFSTLVRDIEPGQLHSTAGSFRGEQIIVCSGHDYQTLLAEQIAQLTPQICQLQMLRARPKVELNLQHALLTGLSCVHYGAFADLPQAAAVQAQILRDTPHLDEHGIHLLISPTPHGELIIGDSHHYGSDPSPFNAEQVDNWMIELAEHTLGCQIQVVERWQGVYGSRGPGPFSFLRAADGVSAALMHTGVGMSVGPALAEGNITQLWGEA; encoded by the coding sequence ATGACACACCACAGCGATTTGCTGATCGTCGGCGCCGGTATCCTTGGCCTGTCCCACGCTTACGCCGCCGCCAAACGCGGTCTCAAGGTCAAGGTCTTCGAGCGTACGGCCACGCCCCTGGGCGCCTCGGTGCGTAACTTCGGCCAGGCCCTGGTTACCGGCCAACCGCCTGGGCAGATGCTCGACCTGGCCCGGCAAAGCCGCGAGATCTGGGGCCAATGGGCACAACTGGCGAACCTGCAACTCAAGCGCAATGGCTCTTACCTGTTTGCCCGCAGCGAAGCCGAAGAACACCTGCTGGAGGCCTTTTGCGCCGGTCGCGCCAAGGAGCACGGCTACCGCGTCAACCTGCTGCAAGGCGCAGCCATGAACGACTTGTATGGCGGCCAGTTCCGCCATCACCGCGCCGCGCTGCATGGCCTGGATGATCAGCAACTGTATTCCCGTGAGGCGCTGCCGGCGCTGATCGATTACCTGCGCCGCGAACTGCGGGTAGAGTTCCACTTCTCCACCCTGGTGCGCGACATCGAACCCGGTCAGCTACACAGCACCGCTGGCAGTTTTCGCGGCGAGCAGATCATTGTCTGTTCCGGCCACGACTACCAGACCCTGCTGGCCGAGCAGATCGCCCAACTCACACCGCAAATCTGCCAGTTGCAGATGCTGCGCGCTCGGCCCAAGGTCGAGTTGAACCTGCAACATGCGCTGCTGACCGGCCTGAGCTGCGTGCACTACGGCGCCTTCGCCGACTTGCCGCAAGCTGCCGCCGTGCAGGCACAGATCCTGCGCGACACACCGCACCTGGATGAACATGGCATCCACCTGTTGATCAGCCCCACGCCCCATGGCGAGTTGATCATCGGTGATTCCCACCACTACGGCAGCGATCCTTCGCCGTTCAACGCCGAACAGGTGGATAACTGGATGATCGAGCTGGCCGAGCACACCCTGGGCTGCCAGATTCAGGTCGTGGAACGCTGGCAGGGCGTCTATGGTTCCCGTGGGCCGGGGCCGTTTTCGTTCCTGCGCGCCGCCGACGGGGTCAGCGCGGCCTTGATGCATACCGGCGTGGGCATGAGCGTGGGGCCGGCGCTGGCCGAGGGCAATATCACACAGCTATGGGGAGAGGCGTGA